From the genome of Malus sylvestris chromosome 13, drMalSylv7.2, whole genome shotgun sequence:
AAGAATGCAGAAACTAAAAAAATTTGTACTCTTGATTATTACAACGTCAGTCTTGAAATGACATTTGTTTATCAAATGACGCCAGGAGTTCCCCCAAACACTTCAGTAGGAATACATAAGAAGACAATTGTTCGAAACCATATCGGAGAGGGAGATTAATCGCACCTCCCAATGAAGTGGTCAAGGGAACTCTAGGAGACACCTGATTTCTTTGTTGATGTTTAGTTTGATTAGATGATGAGGTAATGTCAACAgggtctatatatatatatatatagttgtcGATCGATGATCATAGTTGTCTAGTACTCTTCGGATTCAAATCCAATGGGAAAAAATTATGTGGGGATAAAGTTGTAGGCGGTGAACCTAGACTGCTATGTGGGATAAATACACAGTAGAGAATAATATCTTAGTCGTAGTAAAGTGGTCTTAAAGATTTTAATTGCAGTGGAGTTACAGGGTTCTCTTCTAGTGATCAAAAGCTGGCCAAGTTGCAGTGCCAAAGGCCAATGTGAGAAAAGTATCTGCATGCCCCCACACCTATGTATCTATCGCGATCGTCCTTCAAAACTCGATATGCCAAATTAAGTTAAACTATGCAACTCTTAGCTTGTAAATATGTTTATAGTGCGTAGCTTAACTTCCAATCCTTTAATAATATGGGtgaaaaggaaaaatatatatGGTTGTTTTATTTAGCTGAATGAGAATATTTGCAACATATGGAGCCCTCaaccccctcctcctcctcaaataTCTTTCTTCATATATGAACTTTCATATATCTGATTCTAACCCACAATTGTGACCAGATACAATTGCTGTGGCCCAAATTCCATTTAGTAAATTTCTGTCATCTCAACTGTGGTATTTCATTTCTAGGAATCATGACAAGTGAAAACTAAGAAGCTAATTGGTTATAAATATGGTATACTCACCCAGCTAGGAACCAAATTAAGCAAGTGAAGTCAGATGTCCCCTGGAATTTCCCTGACCACTTCATTGGGATGAATCTTCATAAAACCTTTCAACTGAAGGTGAAATTCCATGCATCATGCATGGATATCCCACTGAAGTCTGGGGGAACTGGCATGACCTCTAGCTGATCATCGTATGTGTCCAGGTCAGAACTGTATATTCCTTGATGGATATCTGGCTAACTCAGCAATTGTATTGCAACCTCAGTCTTGCTACTCAATCTATATCATTTCCCAAGAGGCCTGCGGGTGAGCATTAAACAGGTGAAGTCGAAACAAATAATGATGAGACCATGCATGGAGTAGTGAGGGGAGCTTCCTCAATTTGGAAAGCTTTTTTTATCTAAAGTTGTAACTTATAACTCTTTTTCCCGGATAAGCGGCTGAAACTCAGTCACTTTAATTAATATGCTGATCAGACCGAAAGTGCAGCTTGCAAATGTCATATACTATTTTTGAACTAATAACTTAGGGTGGTGATATTTAAACCCAACTTTTTTCCTAACAATCCGCAACCTTTCATCGATGTTTAGTTTTCCAAGTTTACCGTATATTGTGGCAGTAAAAGACTAAAAGAGTACTCTAGGAATATGGTAAAATTCACTGAAAGACATGAGTATATGATGTTTTCCAAGTAAACATGAGTGAATGGAATTATTCTAAATTTAGGCATTTATATTAGGTGATTGAGAGTACGTGTGGTGAAGTTGAAGTTTTACCAAAAATCAATTCGACAGAGGTCCAATATCATTTAAACaatcatatatattatatagaaCTAATTTGCAATGGTGTGGTTTTTGATAATCTACGTATATAGAAAAGTCAATAGCTACGGTAGCATGTTGGAGTTCtaatgggggtacttttggAACAGGAGTTGGGTATAGTTAGGATTCAATAAAAAGTTGGGCGTAGATAGAACATAGAAGGTTTGGCATGTACCAAGGAAAAGTAGGGTTTAAGTAGAGACGGCACCCAATAATTTAATGTTCCAAGAGTAACAGCTAGCTGCAAAAAATGCAACCGTGAATCGTGAACGTTACGTACAAATTGGCTCATATaccttatatatatacacacacaccatcCCTAGCTAACCAAAGAGAAGAAACCATACTGTCACCAGCGATGGCTTACATGGAAAATCTGAAATGTCACTACACCATGAAAATGTTAATCATGCTATTGTGTTTGTTTACAGTTCTTGATACCACAAATGCCATTGTAAGTACTAACTAATTATGTATGAAGCTTTAGTTATGCATGCACAATAATTAGTTAATTAGTATATGTGATGTATAGTTTGTTCTgaatttttatatgttttgatCAGTGGTTAAATCATGGAGGTGATATTGGCAACAGAAGGAATTCTGTTGGGGAAGTGCTAATCAACCCTAGGACAGTGCAAAACATGAGCTTGAGATGGTCTTTTTTCGCCGGTAGAGACATATCAGCGACGCCGGCACTAGCTGATGGAAGGGTTTATTTTCCGTCATGGAACGGAAATGTGTATGCTGTGGATGCATTCACTGGTCGTTTAATATGGCAGCGGAATCTTGGTGAGTTAACTGGACTCAATGGAACAGGAATCGTTTCGAATGTGAATGCCACAGTTTCAAGAGCAACCCCATCAATAGCTGGAAACCTATTGATCGTCGGAATTTATGGACCTGCTGTTGTGATTGCCCTGGATCGATCCAATGGAAGGCTTGTGTGGTCTACTGAACTTGATCCACGTCCAAGAGTCCTCATCACCATGTCTGGAACCGTACACTTAGGGTTAGTGCAAGCACTCAAATATGTTATACGTACCATTTGTGTCCGTCCATATTTCGTTCAGAGTTAGATACCTAACTGCTGTtcgaatttggtgaattttgtAGTGACGATCTTTCAAAGGAGACCTAGAATATAAACAgttctaataataaaaaatattgtttAGCGGACTCAAATGAGTAATTAGCGTCGTATTAACTTATCTTAGCTAAGTCTAGCACTTTAatgtatattttaattttgcagTGCATTTTATGTTGGTGTGTCGTCTTTGCAAGAAGCGTTACCAGCAGCACAATGTTGTAATTTCCGAGGAAGCCTAGCGAAGCTCAGCCTTAGAACCGGGTCGGTCTTATGGCGGACTTACATGCTACCGGACAATGGCGGTAGCTTGGGAGGTTACTCGGGAGCTGCCATATGGGGAAGCAGCCCGGCCATCGATATATCCAGAAGACACGTATATGTGGCTACTGGGAACCTCTACACGGCTCCACCTGAGGTGACTGAATGCCAAGAGAGGCAGAATAACCAAACAGGAAGACCTACCCAGCCTGATCAGTGCTTTGGTCCAGATATCAACTTCAATTCGATCCTGGCTTTGGACCTTGATTCCGGGAGGATTGTATGGTCTAGGCAACTGGGTGGATATGATATTTTCTATTTTGCTTGTTTGGTACCAAACAACCCTGACTGCCCGCCGGGACCTAATGTGGACGCCGACTTCGGAGAGGCGCCCATGCTGCTTACCATACGCCCTAACGGAACAAGACGTGCGCTGGATGTCGTGGTGGCAGTACAGAAAAGCGGGTTTGCGTGGGCACTAAACCGTGACAATGGAAGTATAGTCTGGTTTAAGGTAAAATGAGCagctaaagaaatcaggttgcGTGTTTAAAATTACGAATTGCTTATGTCCAAATCAGCGTGGAATGCAAAAAGGCTAATAAGTTTGCTGAATTTTGTAGTTGGCCGGACCGGGTGGCAATGAGGGAGGAGGGATATGGGGTGCAGCCACAGATGGTAGAAGGGTATACACAAACATTGCCAACGGCGACCGACAGAACTTCACTCTCGCACCTT
Proteins encoded in this window:
- the LOC126595791 gene encoding uncharacterized protein LOC126595791 encodes the protein MAYMENLKCHYTMKMLIMLLCLFTVLDTTNAIWLNHGGDIGNRRNSVGEVLINPRTVQNMSLRWSFFAGRDISATPALADGRVYFPSWNGNVYAVDAFTGRLIWQRNLGELTGLNGTGIVSNVNATVSRATPSIAGNLLIVGIYGPAVVIALDRSNGRLVWSTELDPRPRVLITMSGTVHLGAFYVGVSSLQEALPAAQCCNFRGSLAKLSLRTGSVLWRTYMLPDNGGSLGGYSGAAIWGSSPAIDISRRHVYVATGNLYTAPPEVTECQERQNNQTGRPTQPDQCFGPDINFNSILALDLDSGRIVWSRQLGGYDIFYFACLVPNNPDCPPGPNVDADFGEAPMLLTIRPNGTRRALDVVVAVQKSGFAWALNRDNGSIVWFKLAGPGGNEGGGIWGAATDGRRVYTNIANGDRQNFTLAPSNQTTTAGVWVALDADTGNILWTTANPSNDTSQAPVTVANGVVFAGSVASNGPVYGMDASTGKILWTYNTGATIYGGISASYGCIYVGSGYSVGLASFHPSWTAGTKLFAFCVI